From the Daucus carota subsp. sativus chromosome 8, DH1 v3.0, whole genome shotgun sequence genome, one window contains:
- the LOC108200031 gene encoding protein COFACTOR ASSEMBLY OF COMPLEX C SUBUNIT B CCB4, chloroplastic has translation MEAGTLFRPHVPLYLHITPPRHRPSFKPSIRAYSNLQGEYKGPKPKKEVIADWVASNDDVVRSLPVYVGGFSLLAVLFNRTFSGVALVADASSSQSRADLLTLGLAVTNILTGLVWLSIRPKTIYVVNPEGVECQRICTDLPDDVVSELLWAWESVLKVTCCRSLVIVYDNRCVLQIGFAAASSSHVGEPLLVDASKLMQGSLYQSAIKSGSQSYLANLSLYPGKSQLPFLPSNTQAVILQPLGDKGIAVIGGDTIRGFTTSDQAWITMIGDKLDATLAKNLIAVPMATQDRS, from the exons GAAGCGGGAACACTTTTCCGTCCTCACGTACCGTTATATCTTCACATCACCCCTCCACGTCACCGCCCCTCTTTCAAACCTTCCATTAGAGCTTATTCCAATTtacag GGAGAATACAAAGGACCGAAGCCAAAAAAAGAAGTGATAGCAGATTGGGTAGCGAGCAATGACGACGTCGTTCGATCCTTACCTGTTTACGTTGGAGGCTTTTCTTTACTAGCTGTTTTATTCAATCGCACATTTTCTGGTGTTGCTCTTGTTGCTGATGCTAGCAG CTCACAGTCTAGAGCTGATCTTCTGACACTTGGCCTGGCAgtaacaaatattttaactgGTCTGGTTTGGCTTTCCATCCGACCTAAAACTATATATGTG GTGAATCCTGAAGGTGTAGAGTGTCAAAGAATATGCACTGACCTTCCTGATGATGTTGTTTCTGAATTGCTATG GGCATGGGAGTCAGTATTGAAGGTGACATGCTGCAGATCTCTTGTTATTGTTTATGATAATAGATGTGTCCTCCAAATTGGATTTGCTGCTGCATCTTCTTCTCACGTAGGCGAACCTCTCCTAGTGGATGCTAGTAAACTGATGCAAGGGTCATTATATCAAAGTGCTATAAAATCCGGATCGC AGAGTTACCTGGCCAACCTATCTCTCTATCCTGGGAAGTCCCAGCTGCCATTTCTTCCGTCAAATACACAG GCAGTAATCTTGCAACCTCTTGGAGACAAAGGAATTGCAGTAATTGGTGGTGACACGATTAGGGGCTTTACAACTTCTGATCAg GCATGGATTACAATGATCGGAGACAAGTTGGATGCTACTTTAGCAAAGAATCTTATTGCTGTTCCGATGGCAACACAAGATAGAAGTTGA
- the LOC108200030 gene encoding glycosyltransferase family 92 protein RCOM_0530710 yields the protein MDSSEQRRRRKQSLSKIKLSSVSVKSFILLVLFTSLFFWSYHNKIVITPSSLQSVSILASSSLSVLSSSSSINSADTYRIEDQVRFPDQILLLVSRRAGNDLMIGKNDRLECIYGTSFFNESDSNKIGRVTSNSLSVDEYTDDRFIVRCPLPQMNYLKVVDLVWLGRSLSYYDGDESLWGRNWKVNSWEKVVYEAVLDGETAVVFAKGLNLRQDRESDPTQFSCHFGLGNWERDERFVLTTKAITAAQEVVRCLLPQSIRSRPEKAEGIRVTIGVTRHVHARGKDYELMPSVAKLSNSKVMVNQKKKYELCACTMVWNQASAIREWIIYHAWLGVGRWFIYDNNSDDGIKDATEELDREGYNVSRHMWPWIKTQEAGFSHCALRAKDECNWVSFMDVDEYFYFPIPTRSQRRNKNLVFPGQDSLRHMVANFSSTSIAEIRTTCRSFGPSGLRSPPLQGVIAGYTCRLQYPERHKSIVRPDALDDTLLTVVHHFHLKKGYTHLNLPQSIAVINHYKYQVWETFKVKFFRRVATYVADWKDNRKEGSRDRAPGLGTEAIEPPDWRLRFCEVWDTGLRDFVLANMADPGNGLLPWQRS from the coding sequence ATGGATTCTTCTGAGCAACGGCGCAGGAGAAAACAGAGTTTAAGTAAAATTAAGCTTAGCTCTGTAAGTGTTAAGTCGTTTATCTTGTTGGTTTTATTCACTTCACTCTTTTTCTGGTCGTATCACAATAAGATTGTGATCACACCCTCTTCTCTTCAGTCGGTTTCAATTCTTGCTTCTTCTAGCTTGTCAGTGttatcttcatcttcttcgatAAATTCTGCAGACACGTATAGGATTGAGGATCAGGTTCGTTTTCCTGATCAAATTTTGTTATTGGTTTCGAGAAGAGCTGGAAATGATTTGATGATTGGGAAGAATGATAGGTTGGAATGTATTTAtggtacaagttttttcaatGAATCTGATAGTAACAAGATTGGTAGGGTGACAAGTAATAGTTTGTCAGTTGATGAATATACAGATGATCGTTTTATTGTTAGGTGCCCACTTCCACAGATGAATTACTTGAAAGTGGTGGATTTGGTGTGGTTAGGCAGAAGTTTGAGCTATTATGACGGAGATGAGAGTTTATGGGGAAGGAATTGGAAAGTTAATTCTTGGGAGAAGGTTGTTTATGAGGCGGTGCTGGACGGGGAGACTGCAGTGGTTTTTGCTAAGGGATTGAATTTGAGGCAGGATAGAGAGTCAGACCCAACTCAATTTAGTTGTCATTTTGGGTTGGGAAACTGGGAGAGGGATGAGAGGTTTGTGCTTACAACCAAGGCAATTACGGCTGCTCAAGAGGTTGTTAGGTGTTTGTTGCCGCAAAGCATTAGGAGTCGTCCTGAGAAGGCTGAAGGGATTCGAGTCACGATTGGAGTGACCCGTCATGTTCATGCCAGAGGTAAAGATTACGAGCTTATGCCTTCAGTTGCTAAACTTTCTAACTCGAAAGTAATGGTTAATCAGAAGAAAAAATACGAGCTCTGTGCATGTACAATGGTATGGAACCAGGCTTCTGCAATTCGGGAATGGATAATTTATCATGCCTGGCTTGGGGTTGGGAGATGGTTTATATATGATAACAATAGCGATGATGGAATTAAGGATGCTACAGAAGAGCTTGATCGTGAAGGGTACAATGTCAGCAGACATATGTGGCCTTGGATTAAGACACAAGAAGCGGGTTTTTCACATTGTGCTCTCAGAGCCAAAGATGAATGTAACTGGGTCTCCTTCATGGATGTTGATGAATATTTCTACTTCCCAATTCCAACACGCAGCCAACGcaggaataaaaatttagttttcCCTGGTCAGGATTCCCTGCGACACATGGTTGCAAATTTTTCATCAACATCAATCGCGGAGATAAGAACAACTTGTCGCAGCTTTGGACCATCCGGGTTAAGATCACCACCCTTACAAGGAGTCATAGCAGGGTACACTTGCAGGCTCCAATATCCCGAGAGGCATAAATCTATTGTACGTCCTGATGCACTTGACGACACACTTCTCACTGTGGTGCACCATTTTCATCTAAAGAAGGGATATACTCATCTCAATTTGCCACAAAGCATTGCAGTGATTAATCACTACAAGTACCAGGTGTGGGAGACCTTTAAAGTGAAGTTTTTCAGAAGAGTTGCTACCTATGTGGCTGATTGGAAAGACAACCGAAAAGAAGGGTCAAGAGATAGGGCACCTGGATTGGGTACAGAGGCGATTGAGCCGCCCGATTGGCGGCTACGCTTCTGTGAAGTTTGGGACACTGGCTTGAGAGACTTTGTTTTAGCTAACATGGCTGATCCTGGAAATGGTTTACTGCCGTGGCAGAGGTCTTGA